The Sphaeramia orbicularis chromosome 16, fSphaOr1.1, whole genome shotgun sequence genome window below encodes:
- the prss35 gene encoding inactive serine protease 35 — MGPIPLCVLVLMTALAVAAAVDNAADDEYTWPQWKVPLVRKRRTVLLSSPDFSAPPQQELSGTCGIECQRRLPAPSLDDVEEFLSYETVYENGTRTFTSVSVQGLNEVVSWSRNTTSPSRQKREVYGTDTRFTISDKQYSTKYPFSTSVKISTGCSGVLVSPKHVLTAAHCIHDGKDYLDGAQKLRVGILKEKSRRGKGGKGRGGRGKGRRRKGEKPQEEAPEQEENNGKGERKGKGKGRKSRSRRSTEVEKPSFRWTRVKKTQVPKGWFKGVSEGLAADYDYAVLELKKAPKVKHMDLGVIPSIKKLPAGRIHFSGFDDDRPGNLVYRFCSVSEESNDLLYQYCDAKPGSSGSGVYIRLKEPGKKKWKRKIIGIFSGHQWVDVTGDGMQQDYNVAVRITPLKYAQICNWVHGDSSECQVA, encoded by the coding sequence ATGGGCCCCATACCCTTGTGCGTCCTGGTCCTGATGACGGCGTTGGCTGTGGCAGCGGCGGTGGACAACGCGGCTGATGACGAGTACACCTGGCCGCAGTGGAAGGTTCCTCTGGTGCGGAAAAGGCGCACGGTGCTGCTGAGCTCCCCCGACTTCTCCGCCCCACCCCAGCAGGAGCTAAGCGGCACCTGCGGGATCGAATGCCAGCGCCGCCTCCCCGCCCCCTCCCTGGACGACGTGGAGGAGTTTCTGTCTTATGAGACGGTTTATGAGAACGGCACGCGTACCTTCACCTCCGTCTCGGTTCAGGGTCTTAATGAGGTGGTGTCCTGGTCTAGAAACACCACCTCTCCTTCTCGTCAGAAGAGGGAGGTGTACGGCACTGACACCCGCTTCACCATCTCCGATAAGCAGTACTCCACCAAGTACCCCTTCTCCACCTCGGTGAAGATCTCCACTGGGTGTTCCGGAGTTCTGGTGTCGCCCAAACATGTGCTGACGGCCGCTCACTGCATCCACGACGGGAAGGATTATCTAGACGGAGCGCAGAAGCTACGAGTTGGAATTCTGAAAGAAAAATCCAGACGAGGGAAAGGAGGCAAAGGGCGAGGAGGGCGAGGAAAAGGCCGGAGGAGGAAGGGGGAAAAACCTCAAGAGGAAGCGCCCGAACAGGAGGAGAACAACGGGAAAGGGGAGCGGAAAGGGAAAGGGAAAGGCAGGAAGAGCCGGAGTCGACGCAGCACCGAGGTGGAGAAACCGTCCTTCAGGTGGACCCGGGTCAAGAAGACCCAGGTGCCCAAAGGTTGGTTCAAAGGCGTGTCCGAGGGCCTGGCTGCGGATTACGACTACGCCGTCCTGGAGCTGAAGAAAGCCCCGAAGGTCAAGCACATGGACCTCGGCGTCATCCCGTCGATCAAGAAACTTCCCGCCGGGAGGATCCACTTCTCCGGCTTTGACGACGACCGGCCCGGGAACCTGGTTTACCGCTTCTGCTCCGTGTCCGAGGAGTCCAACGACCTGCTCTACCAGTACTGCGACGCCAAACCGGGCTCCAGCGGCTCCGGCGTCTACATCCGCCTCAAAGAACCCGGCAAAAAGAAGTGGAAGAGGAAGATCATCGGGATCTTCTCGGGTCACCAGTGGGTAGACGTGACCGGGGATGGGATGCAGCAGGATTACAACGTAGCAGTGAGGATAACGCCGCTCAAATACGCCCAGATCTGCAACTGGGTTCACGGGGACTCCAGCGAGTGCCAAGTAGCCTAA